The window TTTGGTTCCGTTGATGCGACCGGGAGTTTGGCGGGCGCAGTCTACTATTAAGCACAGTGGAGGCCCTTTCCTAAAGTCATCTGAAGTTATGTACACACCTCTTATACAGCCTCAGGCGTCACCCGGCATACGAATAGGGACTGTCGACCCCCTGGCTTTATTTACGGGGATAACAGAGGACAATACCCTCCCATCATATATCGTTGATTTGTTTGCTCCTGTTGCCTTTCCACCCCACAACAAACATCTTCACCGCACCCCTCAAGACAAGCAAAAATGCCTTCAGAGCACATTCCCCGTCAAGACCGTTACTGGTCAGCTTTTGACAATGATGAGCTGGGTATATCTGGTTGACTTGGACTTTTGTGCTGAGACGACAGTTTGCTAACATCGTGTCTGATAGGAAATGACGACCTGTCCCTCCCCAAAGGTATGTATCTCATTCTTATCTACCAAAGAAGCGTGTGGATTACTGACTGTTCGGCGCAGCCACTGTTCAAAAGATTGTTGGGGAGATTCTGCCATCGTCAACAGGCATCGCCTTCGCCAAGGAGGCCCGCGACCTCCTTATAGAGTGCTGTGTCGAGTTCATCACTCTCATCTCTAGCGAGGCGAACGAGATTTCTGAGAAGGAAGCCAAAAAGACTATCGCTTGTgaccacatcaccaaggcGTTGGAGCAACTCGGCTTTGCCGACT is drawn from Podospora pseudocomata strain CBS 415.72m chromosome 1 map unlocalized CBS415.72m_1, whole genome shotgun sequence and contains these coding sequences:
- the NCB2 gene encoding negative cofactor 2 transcription regulator complex subunit ncb2 (COG:K; EggNog:ENOG503P4GF); protein product: MPSEHIPRQDRYWSAFDNDELGNDDLSLPKATVQKIVGEILPSSTGIAFAKEARDLLIECCVEFITLISSEANEISEKEAKKTIACDHITKALEQLGFADYVPAVLEAAAEHKEVQKGREKKANKFEQSGMTLEELERLQQEQFADAAKRHIG